The proteins below come from a single Perca flavescens isolate YP-PL-M2 chromosome 8, PFLA_1.0, whole genome shotgun sequence genomic window:
- the slc1a2b gene encoding excitatory amino acid transporter 2, producing MPKQVEVRMHESHLEPIEARPQSKCANICSKMFKNLLLTLTVLGVILGAVSGMLLRVASPIHPDIVMVIAFPGDILMRMLKMLILPLIISSLITGLAGLDAKSSGRLGTRAMVYYMTTTVIAAVLGVILVLVIHPGNPKLKENLGEGEKNDEVSSLDAFFDLIRNLFPENLVQACFQQIQTVTKKVEVVIEEDVNATTMEGLVANITKDPQFIVKKSLQFKSGMNVLGLIGFFIAFGICMGKMGEKARLMLEFFSILNEIVMKLVICIMWYSPFGIACLICGKIISIKDLEVVGRQLGMYMVTVIIGLIIHGAIFLPAIYFAIVRKNPFTFFLGIFQAWITALGTASSAGTLPVTFRCLEENLGIDKRVTRFVLPVGATINMDGTALYEAVAAIFIAQMNGIVLDPGQIITVSLTATLASVGAASIPSAGLVTMLLILTAVGLPTQDISLLVAVDWLLDRFRTSVNVVGDSYGAGIVYHLSKAELEELDAHAAKSDDIEMMTKTPSYYDDMKNHRENNSNQCVLTSTATASTTSTATATANNSVVVDECKVQLMLSDIETSI from the exons GTGTGATCTTGGGAGCTGTATCAGGGATGTTGCTTCGTGTCGCCTCCCCGATCCACCCAGATATTGTCATGGTGATTGCTTTTCCCGGAGACATCCTGATGAGAATGCTGAAGATGTTGATCCTGCCTCTCATCATCTCCAGTTTAATCACAG GTCTGGCCGGTTTGGATGCCAAATCCAGTGGTCGCCTTGGCACCAGAGCTATGGTCTACTACATGACCACCACTGTTATTGCTGCTGTCTTGGGAGTCATCCTGGTGTTAGTCATCCACCCCGGCAACCCCAAACTGAAGGAGAATCTGGGCGAGGGCGAGAAAAACGACGAAGTGTCCAGCTTAGATGCCTTCTTTGATCTGATCAGGAACTTATTCCCAGAGAACCTGGTGCAGGCCTGTTTCCAACAG ATCCAGACCGTCACAAAGAAGGTAGAGGTGGTCATTGAGGAGGATGTCAATGCCACCACCATGGAGGGCCTGGTGGCTAATATTACCAAGGATCCTCAGTTCATTGTCAAAAAGTCCCTGCAGTTCAAAAGTGGCATGAATGTACTGG GTCTGATTGGTTTCTTTATTGCATTTGGCATCTGCATGGGCAAGATGGGAGAGAAGGCCAGACTCATGCTTGAATTCTTCAGTATCCTCAATGAGATTGTGATGAAACTTGTCATCTGTATCATGTG GTACTCTCCCTTTGGTATTGCCTGTCTCATCTGTGGTAAGATCATCTCCATCAAGGACCTGGAGGTGGTGGGCAGGCAGCTGGGTATGTACATGGTGACTGTGATTATTGGCCTCATCATCCACGGAGCAATCTTCCTGCCCGCCATCTACTTTGCTATTGTCAGAAAAAACCCCTTCACCTTCTTCCTGGGCATCTTCCAGGCCTGGATTACTGCCCTGGGGACAGCCTCCAG TGCTGGTACACTGCCTGTCACCTTCCGTTGTCTGGAGGAGAACTTAGGTATTGACAAGAGAGTCACTCGTTTTGTGCTCCCAGTCGGTGCCACCATCAACATGGATGGAACTGCTCTGTATGAGGCGGTTGCAGCCATCTTCATCGCCCAAATGAACGGCATCGTACTTGACCCTGGTCAGATTATCACTGTCAG CCTGACAGCCACCCTGGCCAGTGTTGGAGCGGCCAGTATTCCCAGTGCCGGCCTGGTGACTATGCTCTTGATCCTGACCGCTGTAGGCCTGCCAACCCAAGACATCAGTCTGCTGGTTGCTGTTGACTGGCTGCT GGATCGATTCAGGACATCGGTGAACGTGGTGGGTGACTCCTACGGTGCAGGCATCGTGTACCACCTCTCCAAGGCTGAGCTTGAGGAGCTGGACGCACACGCTGCCAAATCCGACGACATTGAAATGATGACGAAGACCCCGTCTTATTACGATGACATGAAGAACCACCGCGAAAACAATTCCAACCAGTGCGTCTTAACCTCTACCGCTACCGCTAGCACTACCTCTACCGCTACCGCCACTGCTAACAATTCTGTCGTAGTAGATGAATGCAAGGTACAATTAATGCTTTCGGACATAGAGACTTCTATATAA